The Laribacter hongkongensis DSM 14985 genome has a window encoding:
- a CDS encoding GNAT family N-acetyltransferase, producing MLDVKPVELQGKHVRLVPLSRDYLLGLLEAVADGELWKLWYTAVPASAGMGDEIDRRLRLQAEGRMLPFAVLDAGGQAVGMTTYMNIDAGNHRLEIGSTWYRKSVQRSPVNTECKLLLLKHAFEQLGCIAVEFRTHWLNHASRNAIERLGARLDGVLRSHLVLPDGSVRDTCVYSILCQEWPAVQQHLAYQLTRPRD from the coding sequence ATGCTGGATGTAAAGCCGGTCGAGTTGCAGGGAAAGCATGTCAGGCTTGTCCCTTTGTCTCGTGATTACCTGCTTGGTCTGCTCGAAGCGGTGGCGGATGGTGAGCTGTGGAAGCTTTGGTATACGGCTGTTCCTGCTTCAGCAGGCATGGGCGATGAAATCGACCGTCGTTTGCGTTTGCAGGCGGAGGGACGGATGCTGCCGTTTGCCGTACTGGATGCCGGAGGACAGGCTGTCGGCATGACGACCTACATGAATATTGATGCGGGAAATCACCGGCTGGAAATAGGGTCGACCTGGTACCGCAAGAGCGTGCAGCGCAGCCCGGTGAACACCGAGTGCAAGCTGTTGCTGCTGAAGCATGCATTCGAGCAGCTGGGGTGCATCGCTGTGGAGTTCCGGACGCACTGGCTCAATCATGCCAGCCGGAATGCAATAGAACGCTTGGGTGCCCGGCTGGACGGTGTGCTGCGCAGCCATCTTGTCCTGCCGGACGGTAGTGTGCGCGATACCTGTGTCTACAGCATCCTCTGTCAGGAGTGGCCTGCCGTGCAGCAACATCTTGCTTATCAACTGACCAGGCCCCGTGACTGA
- a CDS encoding cold-shock protein encodes MATGIVKWFNESKGFGFISPDEGGEDLFAHFSAIQSKGFKTLAEGQRVSFDVTTGPKGKQASNIQPA; translated from the coding sequence ATGGCAACCGGTATCGTCAAATGGTTCAATGAGTCCAAGGGTTTTGGTTTTATCTCCCCCGATGAAGGTGGTGAAGACCTGTTCGCTCACTTCTCTGCCATCCAGTCCAAGGGTTTCAAGACTCTGGCTGAAGGTCAGCGCGTGTCGTTCGATGTAACGACCGGACCGAAAGGCAAGCAGGCCAGCAACATCCAGCCGGCCTGA
- the infA gene encoding translation initiation factor IF-1: MAKEELLEMQGTVMEVLPDSRFHVTLDNGHSLVAYTGGKMRKHHIRIIAGDKVTVEVSPYDLTKGRITFRFIERHPSAPSHTPRRRF; the protein is encoded by the coding sequence ATGGCCAAAGAAGAACTGCTGGAAATGCAGGGCACCGTCATGGAAGTCCTGCCTGACTCACGCTTCCACGTCACTCTGGATAACGGACACTCGCTGGTCGCCTACACGGGTGGCAAGATGCGCAAGCATCACATCCGCATCATTGCCGGTGACAAGGTGACGGTAGAAGTTTCGCCGTATGACCTGACAAAAGGACGGATTACCTTCCGCTTCATCGAAAGACATCCCTCCGCGCCTTCCCACACCCCGCGCCGGCGTTTCTAA
- a CDS encoding D-amino acid dehydrogenase, whose amino-acid sequence MRVIVLGAGVTGVTSAWYLNRAGHEVVVVDRQSEAASETSFANGGQISVSQSEPWAQPHVLPQIVRWMGQEDAPLLFRLRLDPQQWKWGLRFLAECRPSRVTDNMRQMLLLGRYSRDALKALRQELHLEYEQQTQGIICLYESAKELNDAGRSARFMADFGITRKVVSSEELVRLEPALARIAPRLVGGTYCPDDESGNARLFTRQLASHCAARGVEFRFNTRINGLVRNGNRIEGVGVTGSDGQYHTLTGDAYVVTLGSFSGEITRTARLDLPVYPTKGYSITVPVRDPAGAPSISLTDEAHRIVIARMGNQLRIAGTAEFGSGYTHHINPVRCEALARRGRELFGDALDWQQADNWSGLRPTTPGNVPLIGRARGLANLYLNTGHGTLGWTESCGSGQLVADVISGRRPEVDFRLCSQD is encoded by the coding sequence ATGCGGGTGATAGTGCTGGGGGCCGGCGTGACCGGCGTGACGAGTGCCTGGTATCTGAACCGGGCCGGCCACGAAGTAGTCGTGGTCGATCGCCAGAGCGAGGCCGCCAGTGAAACCAGCTTTGCCAACGGTGGCCAGATTTCGGTCAGCCAGTCCGAGCCGTGGGCCCAGCCTCATGTCTTGCCGCAGATCGTACGCTGGATGGGGCAGGAAGATGCCCCGCTATTGTTCCGCCTGCGGCTGGACCCACAACAATGGAAGTGGGGGCTGCGCTTTCTGGCCGAATGCCGTCCGTCCCGTGTCACTGACAACATGCGGCAAATGCTGCTTCTGGGCCGCTACAGCCGGGACGCACTCAAGGCGCTGCGCCAGGAGCTGCATCTGGAATACGAGCAGCAGACGCAGGGCATCATCTGCCTGTACGAATCGGCAAAAGAACTGAATGATGCCGGCCGCTCGGCACGGTTCATGGCCGATTTCGGCATCACCCGCAAAGTCGTCAGCAGTGAGGAGCTGGTCCGGCTGGAACCGGCATTGGCCCGTATTGCTCCCCGGCTGGTAGGCGGCACCTACTGCCCGGACGATGAATCAGGCAATGCGCGCCTGTTCACCCGGCAACTGGCCAGCCACTGTGCTGCGCGCGGGGTGGAGTTCCGTTTCAATACCCGCATCAACGGACTGGTCCGTAACGGCAACCGTATTGAGGGGGTTGGCGTAACTGGCAGTGATGGTCAATACCACACGCTGACAGGCGATGCCTATGTCGTGACACTGGGCAGCTTTTCCGGCGAAATCACCCGGACAGCCAGACTGGACTTGCCGGTTTATCCCACCAAGGGTTATTCGATCACGGTTCCGGTCCGTGATCCGGCCGGCGCACCCAGCATCAGCCTGACAGACGAAGCCCACCGCATCGTGATTGCCCGCATGGGTAACCAGCTGCGGATTGCCGGTACGGCTGAATTCGGCAGTGGCTACACGCATCACATCAACCCGGTGCGTTGCGAGGCCCTGGCCCGGCGTGGGCGCGAGCTGTTTGGTGATGCACTGGACTGGCAGCAGGCCGACAACTGGTCAGGACTGCGTCCGACCACGCCGGGCAACGTGCCGCTGATCGGTCGGGCGCGCGGCCTGGCCAACCTGTACCTGAATACCGGGCATGGTACGCTGGGCTGGACCGAGAGCTGCGGCTCAGGGCAACTGGTTGCCGATGTGATCAGCGGGCGCCGGCCCGAGGTGGATTTCCGTTTGTGCAGCCAGGACTAG
- a CDS encoding CheR family methyltransferase, whose translation MAMFPPLTPIHPPTREFVFTEADFERVRNLIRRTAGIALNPSKKDMVYGRLVKRVRELGQADFATYLAHLESPSGRSELEAFTNAMTTNLTYFFREEHHFPILAEHYRQRAAAGADVFRVWCAAASTGEEPYSIAMALLDAQAGMGRAPRIQILATDLDTQVLLQAREAVYPLAALDKLPTGYASRYFETLPDGKQVRVKPALRQIVSFRRLNLIDPQSGWGISERMDAVFCRNVMIYFDRQTQLDVLAKFPPVLREDGVLFVGHSENFYQANPRLKLRGKTVYEVVTPGQAAPAVSPRRI comes from the coding sequence ATGGCAATGTTTCCACCGTTGACCCCCATTCATCCTCCCACCCGCGAATTCGTCTTCACCGAGGCCGATTTCGAGCGGGTACGCAACCTGATCCGCCGCACGGCCGGCATCGCCCTCAACCCCAGCAAAAAAGACATGGTGTACGGCCGCCTGGTCAAGCGCGTCCGTGAACTGGGACAGGCAGATTTCGCCACCTACCTCGCTCATCTCGAAAGCCCGTCCGGGCGCAGCGAGCTGGAAGCCTTCACCAACGCAATGACCACAAACCTGACCTATTTCTTCCGCGAAGAGCACCACTTCCCCATCTTGGCCGAGCACTACCGCCAGCGGGCAGCGGCAGGTGCGGACGTGTTCCGGGTCTGGTGCGCTGCGGCCTCGACCGGTGAAGAACCCTATTCGATCGCCATGGCCCTGCTGGATGCCCAGGCCGGCATGGGACGCGCGCCGCGTATCCAGATCCTCGCTACCGACCTTGATACCCAGGTCCTGCTCCAGGCCCGGGAAGCGGTCTATCCGCTCGCAGCACTCGACAAGCTGCCTACCGGCTACGCATCCCGCTATTTCGAAACCCTGCCTGACGGCAAGCAGGTCCGCGTCAAGCCGGCCCTGCGCCAGATCGTCAGCTTCCGCCGCCTGAACCTGATTGATCCGCAGTCCGGCTGGGGCATCAGCGAGCGCATGGATGCCGTGTTCTGCCGCAACGTGATGATCTATTTTGACCGCCAGACGCAACTTGACGTGCTGGCCAAATTCCCGCCGGTCCTGCGCGAAGACGGCGTGCTGTTTGTCGGGCATTCGGAAAACTTCTATCAGGCCAATCCGCGGCTGAAACTGCGCGGCAAGACCGTCTACGAAGTCGTCACGCCAGGCCAGGCTGCTCCGGCGGTCTCGCCACGCCGGATTTGA
- the erpA gene encoding iron-sulfur cluster insertion protein ErpA, whose amino-acid sequence MNAASEMPLPLNFTDSAVAKVSELIAEEGNPDLKLRVFVTGGGCSGFQYGFTFDEITNEDDAVMEKGGVTLLIDPMSYQYLVGAEIDYQESLEGSQFVIKNPNATSTCGCGSSFSV is encoded by the coding sequence ATGAACGCTGCAAGCGAAATGCCGTTGCCGCTCAACTTTACCGACAGCGCCGTAGCCAAGGTCAGCGAACTGATCGCCGAAGAAGGCAATCCGGACCTGAAACTGCGCGTGTTTGTCACCGGTGGCGGCTGTTCCGGCTTCCAGTACGGCTTTACCTTCGACGAGATCACCAACGAAGACGACGCCGTGATGGAAAAAGGCGGCGTGACCCTGTTGATCGACCCGATGAGCTACCAGTATCTGGTGGGCGCCGAAATCGACTACCAGGAAAGCCTGGAAGGTTCGCAGTTCGTCATCAAGAACCCCAACGCCACCTCGACCTGCGGCTGCGGTTCGTCGTTCTCGGTCTGA
- the argC gene encoding N-acetyl-gamma-glutamyl-phosphate reductase, which yields MIKVGIVGGTGYTGVELLRLLSRHPDVELTAITSRKEAGLRVDAMYPSLRGWVDLAFTTPDEANLAGCDVVFFATPNGIAMQEAVRLVEAGVRVIDLAADFRIKDIAEWEKWYGMTHASPQLVAEAVYGLPEINRDAVRTARVVANPGCYPTAVQLGFLPLIEAEAIDPASLIADCKSGVSGAGRKAEVHTLFAEATDSFKAYGVAGHRHLPEIRQGLAAVAGQPVGLTFVPHLTPMVRGIHATLYARLKKDVDLQGLFESRYAGERFVDVLPAGSCPETRSVRGSNTCRIAVHRPQGSDTVVVLSVIDNLVKGAAGQAVQNLNLMFGLPESTGLEIVPLMP from the coding sequence ATGATCAAGGTGGGTATCGTCGGCGGCACCGGCTACACCGGTGTGGAACTGCTGCGTCTTTTGAGCCGTCATCCGGATGTCGAGCTCACGGCCATCACTTCGCGCAAGGAAGCCGGGCTGCGCGTCGATGCCATGTATCCGAGCCTGCGCGGCTGGGTTGATCTGGCATTCACCACGCCGGACGAAGCAAACCTCGCCGGCTGCGACGTGGTGTTCTTCGCCACTCCCAACGGCATCGCCATGCAGGAAGCCGTGCGTCTGGTCGAAGCCGGCGTGCGGGTCATCGACCTTGCGGCGGATTTCCGCATCAAGGACATTGCCGAATGGGAAAAATGGTACGGCATGACCCATGCCTCTCCGCAGCTGGTGGCCGAGGCGGTGTACGGCCTGCCGGAAATCAACCGTGACGCCGTCCGCACGGCCCGCGTGGTGGCCAACCCCGGCTGCTATCCGACGGCGGTGCAACTGGGCTTCCTGCCCCTGATCGAAGCCGAAGCCATTGATCCGGCCAGCCTGATCGCCGACTGCAAGAGCGGCGTGTCCGGAGCCGGCCGCAAGGCCGAGGTGCACACCCTGTTTGCCGAAGCCACCGACAGCTTCAAGGCCTATGGTGTCGCCGGCCACCGTCATCTGCCGGAAATCCGCCAGGGACTGGCAGCCGTTGCCGGCCAGCCGGTCGGCCTGACCTTCGTGCCGCACCTGACGCCGATGGTGCGCGGCATCCATGCCACGCTGTACGCCCGCCTCAAGAAAGACGTCGACCTGCAAGGGCTGTTTGAATCACGCTATGCCGGTGAGCGTTTTGTCGATGTCCTGCCGGCCGGCAGCTGCCCGGAAACCCGCTCGGTACGCGGCTCCAACACCTGCCGCATCGCCGTCCACCGCCCGCAGGGCAGTGACACGGTCGTGGTGCTGTCGGTGATCGACAACCTCGTCAAGGGTGCTGCCGGCCAGGCCGTGCAAAACCTCAACCTGATGTTCGGCCTGCCGGAATCGACCGGACTCGAAATCGTCCCGCTGATGCCGTAA
- a CDS encoding peroxiredoxin: MAVLVNKTAPFFADDDKKFSAVLGNGQIVDDFSFKAATAGKYAVVFFYPLDFTFVCPSELIAFDHRLEEFKQRNVEVIGVSIDSQFSHNAWRNTPVNQGGIGPVGYTLVADLNHDICKAYDVESEGGVAFRGSFLIDKSGVVQHQVVNNLPLGRNIDEMIRMVDALQFFEENGEVCPAGWNKGKKGMKASTAGVAEYLAENAGEL; this comes from the coding sequence ATGGCTGTTCTGGTTAACAAGACCGCCCCGTTTTTTGCCGATGACGACAAAAAGTTCTCCGCCGTGCTCGGCAACGGCCAGATCGTTGACGATTTCAGCTTCAAGGCTGCAACGGCCGGCAAGTACGCCGTGGTGTTCTTCTACCCGCTCGACTTCACCTTCGTGTGCCCGTCCGAACTGATCGCCTTCGATCACCGTCTGGAAGAGTTCAAGCAGCGCAATGTCGAAGTGATCGGTGTGTCGATCGACAGCCAGTTCTCCCACAACGCCTGGCGCAACACTCCGGTCAACCAGGGCGGCATCGGCCCGGTCGGCTATACGCTGGTGGCCGACCTCAACCACGACATCTGCAAGGCCTATGACGTGGAAAGCGAAGGCGGCGTGGCCTTCCGCGGCTCGTTCCTGATCGACAAGTCGGGCGTGGTGCAGCACCAGGTGGTCAACAACCTGCCGCTGGGCCGTAACATCGACGAAATGATCCGCATGGTCGACGCCCTGCAGTTCTTCGAAGAAAACGGCGAAGTCTGCCCGGCCGGCTGGAACAAGGGCAAAAAGGGCATGAAGGCCAGCACCGCCGGTGTGGCCGAATACCTGGCTGAAAACGCCGGCGAACTGTAA